The Salinibaculum sp. SYNS191 genome has a window encoding:
- a CDS encoding ABC transporter ATP-binding protein: MPITVDGVRKEYGDVVAVDDVSLTIEQGQFHCLIGPNGSGKTTMFRMLLGLTNPTAGTISIPNATVGCGFQDPNFYPSLTVRENIEVFESMVGGVAEDWRETLLDELRLARALDRPAGDLSGGFARKLDLALSLLGEPDYLLLDEPLGALDDVSTERLLAFLNSYVAAGHSLLVSTHHITEFEQYVDRVTVMHDGDLVLDRERTAVELDGHDSLQEYYVSMVLEREGSTAALE; the protein is encoded by the coding sequence ATGCCCATCACCGTCGACGGCGTCCGGAAGGAGTACGGCGACGTCGTCGCCGTTGACGACGTCTCGCTGACCATCGAGCAGGGGCAGTTCCACTGTCTCATCGGCCCCAACGGCTCCGGCAAGACCACGATGTTCCGGATGCTGCTCGGGCTGACGAACCCGACGGCGGGGACCATCTCGATTCCGAACGCGACAGTCGGCTGTGGGTTCCAGGACCCGAACTTCTACCCGTCGCTGACGGTCCGGGAGAACATCGAGGTCTTCGAGAGCATGGTCGGGGGCGTCGCGGAGGACTGGCGGGAGACGCTGCTAGACGAACTCCGTCTCGCGCGGGCGCTCGACCGGCCCGCTGGGGACCTCTCGGGCGGATTCGCGCGGAAACTCGACCTCGCGCTGTCGCTCCTGGGGGAACCCGACTACCTCCTGCTGGACGAACCGCTGGGCGCGCTGGACGACGTGTCGACGGAGCGCCTGCTCGCCTTCCTGAACTCCTACGTCGCCGCCGGCCACTCGCTGCTGGTCTCGACGCACCACATCACCGAGTTCGAGCAGTACGTCGACCGCGTCACGGTCATGCACGACGGCGACCTGGTGCTGGACCGCGAGCGGACGGCGGTTGAACTCGACGGACACGACAGCCTGCAGGAGTACTACGTCTCGATGGTACTGGAGCGGGAAGGTTCGACGGCCGCGCTGGAGTAG